ATAGCCGCTGCCGTGAAAACATTTGACCAATAAGGCGCCTTCCGGCTTCAGATGGTTCTGCGAGAAGTCGAGCGCCAGATCGCACAGATGTTCCATTCGCGCTGCATCCGCGCTGGCAACCCCTGAGAGGTTGGGGGCCATGTCGGAAATTACAAGGTCAACTTGATGGTCCCCGACAATTTCCTTCAGTTGGTCCAGTACCGAGTCTTCACGGAAGTCGCCCTGGATGAAGATCACGTCGGCGATCGGCTCCATGGGCAGCAGGTCGAGCGCGATGATCTTGCCGTCAATGCCGCCTTCGCGCGTTTCACCGCGCTTGGACCCCTTAGCCAATTGGTTGCGCGCGTACTGGCTCCAGCTCCCCGGGGTCGAGCCTAAGTCGACAATGATCTGGCCCGGTTTGATCAACTTGTCCTGCTCGTCGATCTCCTTCAGCTTGTATGCCGCGCGCGCCCGATAGCCCTCGCGCTGCGCGAGCTTTACGTACGGGTCATTGATGTGGTCGTGCAGCCACGAGTAATTGAAGCGGTTTTTTGCCATTAAGAATGAACTCTTGCTGCGTGAAGCTGTGCTTTTAGCGGATAATACGCGTCTAATTCGGGCTGCTGCTCATTTATGAGGCAGCCTTCGTCGATTTGGACAGCCGATACCGGCGCCGTTGCGCCCTGTGTTTGCCAGCGATGTTAGCCGGACGCCCGAGGCTGATTATGTGCTTCGGGCTTATCTGGCAAGGGGCGGCGTCCGAGCTCCGGCGATTAAAGATTCGTTAAAATCAAGTCCGTTTGCTCGCCGCACCGCCTCGCGCCGTCCGTCGTTTTCTTGAGCAAGGCGTCCCGCCCTGCCCGTCTTTGTTTTGCAATCGCGACCGTTTAGCCGCTTTTACGCTACGGCGCCTCTCATTTTAGTCGAGTCCGTTACTTCTCATGCCAGCTCTCAAACTTTCTCCCGCCGAACGCGCCGACCTGCGCTCCCAGGCTCACGCGCTCAAGCCCGTCGTACTCGTTGGCGGCGAAGGGCTGACCGAGGCCGTACTGGCCGAGATCGAGGTGCACCTTGCGGCACACCAGCTCATCAAGATCCGCGTGTTCGGTGACGACCGCGAAGCCCGCGTCGCAGCCTACGCCGAAATCTGCGACCGGCTGAACGCCGCGCCGATCCAGCAAATAGGCAAGTTGCTCGTTGTATGGCGGCCGGAAAGCGACGAAGCTGCCAAGCCTTCACGTGCTGCCGGTGTTCGTGGCGCCAATCGCATCGCCCCTCCGAGCGCGGGCGAAGCCGCTGCGGAAACCTCGTCGAAGGGACGTGCGCCGCGTGTGGTCAAGGTCGTCAAGATCACGCGTGACGCGCCTGTGGTCCGTAAGCCGAAGAAGCAAAAGCTGTTGGTTCGCGGCAACGAACGCGTAACGGCTGGCGGTAACGTCAAACGCGCAAAGAAACGTCTGCCGAGCGCCAAACGTCACCATCAATCGTCGAAATAAACTCGTCGAAGTCAGTTCGTCGGAATAAATTCCGCGCTCGCCCGGAAAGCAGAAAGCCGGCCATGCCCGATACCCTCGGGCATGGCCGGCTTTTTTAACCCCGCGCGCGGCGTGCCGCGACGCTGGCCGTCTTTCCCTTCGGAATGACCGATTGCGTGGGAAACCGTTCCGGCGGCAAGCGCCAGAACAGCACCAATCCCAGAACGCTCTCCACCAGGTAGAACGCGCTGGATACGCCGTGCAGCATGCCAAAGCGGCTTGCATACGGCGATTGCGCGAGTTCCATCCCGCCTTCCTGAGCCGCCACCCGCAGCGCGTTCATGAACGGTTGCAGCGCGAAATAGCCAATCAGCACGCACAGCAGCATGCCCGCGATGACCCAGCGCGTCCGCTTGTATTCGGCGAAACCCGTTCGAACGAGGCGGTTGGCCAATACCAGCAGCAGCAGCGCGCAGATCACGCCGAGGAATCCCTCAATGCGAAACAGTTGCGCCGCCACCGATCCCGCCGACGTCCGGTCAAGCATGCTGAACAATACCGGCGCCGCCACGTATCCGAGCGCCAGCACGCTGCCGACCCAGATCATGGCGATGATTCGAAAGAATCGATGGGCCATCAGACGTACTTGACCGCGATGATTTCGTACTCGCGCGCGCCGCTCGGAGCCTGCACGGACGCTACGTCGCCCTCGGTCTTGCCAATCAGCGCACGGGCGATGGGCGAGCTGATGGAGATCAGTCCGTGATCAATGTCAGCTTCGTCGTCGCCGACGATCTGGTACGTGACCATGTCGCCCGTGGCCGTCTCTTCCAGCTCGACCGTCGCACCGAAGATCACGCGCCCGTCGGCTTCCACGGCGGTGGGGTCGATAACTTGCGCGCCGGCCAGCTTCGACTCGATCTCGGCAATACGGCCCTCGATAAAGCCCTGCTTCTCCTTGGCCGCGTCGTATTCGGCGTTTTCCGACAGATCGCCCTGCGCGCGGGCTTCGGCGATCGAATTCACGACAGCCGGACGCTCCACGGATTTGAGGCGTTGCAATTCGTCGCGCAGCAACGCTGCGCCGCGTTTAGTCAAAGGAACTGTGCTCATAAACAACTCATTACGCAAAAATGCAGACGTAAAAAAATTACCGCGGTTAAGTGCATCTCCCGGTAAAAAAGGAAGACGCCGCTTAACCGCGGCCCTTGAAACTTAGACTTCGTTTGGAGACTGCTGATACTGCTGAGACTCGAATCAGAAGCCTTAGTTTAGGCGAGCATGGAGTCCTTGTAAATCATAGACTTCCAGGTCCTTCAGATATCGCAGCCCTTCGACCGCTGCGCGCGCCCCGGACATGGTCGTGTAGTACGTGACCTTGTTGGCTTGTGCGCTCATGCGGATCGAGCGGGAATCGGCAATCGCGGCACGGGTTTCGTCGACGGTGGTGAAGACCAGCGCAATCTCGCCGTTCTTGATCATGTCCACAATGTGCGGCCGGCCGTCCTTCACCTTGTTGACCACCTTCACCGGCACGCCCGCTGCCTGGATGGCCGATGCCGTGCCTTTCGTCGCCACGATCGGATAGCCAAGTTCATGCAGCATGGTCGCGACTTCCACGGCCTTCTGCTTGTCCGCGTCCATCACGGTGAGGAGAACCGTGCCGCTTTCCGGCAAGCGCGAACCAGCCGCGAGCTGCGACTTGAACAGCGCTTCGCCGAACGTACGGCCCACGCCCATCACTTCGCCCGTCGAGCGCATTTCCGGTCCAAGCACCGGATCGACAGCCGGGAATTTCACGAATGGAAACACAGCTTCCTTGACGCTGAAATACGGCGGGATCACTTCCTTCGTGACACCCTGGTCGGCGAGCTTCTGGCCGACCATCGCGCGGGCTGCGATCTTGGCGAGCGGCAAGCCGGTCGCCTTCGATACATACGGCACCGTTCGCGAAGCGCGCGGATTCACTTCGAGCACGTAGATCACGTCCTGCTTCGTGCCATCTTCACGCGGTACTTGCTGGATCGCGAACTGCACGTTCATCAGGCCGATCACGTTCAGTGCGCGCGCCATTGCGCCGGTCTGGCGCTTGAGTTCATC
This window of the Caballeronia sp. SBC1 genome carries:
- a CDS encoding RlmE family RNA methyltransferase, with translation MAKNRFNYSWLHDHINDPYVKLAQREGYRARAAYKLKEIDEQDKLIKPGQIIVDLGSTPGSWSQYARNQLAKGSKRGETREGGIDGKIIALDLLPMEPIADVIFIQGDFREDSVLDQLKEIVGDHQVDLVISDMAPNLSGVASADAARMEHLCDLALDFSQNHLKPEGALLVKCFHGSGYSQIVEKFKHQFKIVAPRKPKASRDKSSETFILGRQLKRRD
- a CDS encoding YhbY family RNA-binding protein; this translates as MPALKLSPAERADLRSQAHALKPVVLVGGEGLTEAVLAEIEVHLAAHQLIKIRVFGDDREARVAAYAEICDRLNAAPIQQIGKLLVVWRPESDEAAKPSRAAGVRGANRIAPPSAGEAAAETSSKGRAPRVVKVVKITRDAPVVRKPKKQKLLVRGNERVTAGGNVKRAKKRLPSAKRHHQSSK
- the greA gene encoding transcription elongation factor GreA; this translates as MSTVPLTKRGAALLRDELQRLKSVERPAVVNSIAEARAQGDLSENAEYDAAKEKQGFIEGRIAEIESKLAGAQVIDPTAVEADGRVIFGATVELEETATGDMVTYQIVGDDEADIDHGLISISSPIARALIGKTEGDVASVQAPSGAREYEIIAVKYV
- a CDS encoding DUF4149 domain-containing protein, yielding MAHRFFRIIAMIWVGSVLALGYVAAPVLFSMLDRTSAGSVAAQLFRIEGFLGVICALLLLVLANRLVRTGFAEYKRTRWVIAGMLLCVLIGYFALQPFMNALRVAAQEGGMELAQSPYASRFGMLHGVSSAFYLVESVLGLVLFWRLPPERFPTQSVIPKGKTASVAARRARG